atagttcggccattcagagaatgcgttcctgacacgtcgcgattgaactgacgacgtaactacattcattgattattgatataataatgttgttttaatgctcctcaattgttaaaacggtaaacaaccagcaaaaatatttttatcgtaactgcaacgccattgcaaagttacgtcgtcagttcaatcgcgacgtgtcaggaacgcattctctgaatggccgaactataataaagtatatgtcataatattcatatttgtttCACAGCACTTCAGACGCAACCTCAATGACAGGTGGGACCGTCAAATGTACCAGCGAGACCTTCGGTTAACTGGCAATCCCTACAAAGTAGCGGTAAGGCTTTATTGTTACTGACTTTATTATTGACTAAGTAAATTAATACAATGTCCTTTATACCCTCTTAGCCTGAATTGAGTCAATAATTAGTAGTAGGCATAATGtagtgtaataaaaatatataatcacaTGAGATATAATTTGCCGATATCCTGTCTCTCTGTTGATAttgttataatcatcggcaaggatattgagccctgaccttcacctgcagTGTGCAgcagtgatttattggtttattgccataagtgtacagtgcgcaaagagatccccactcttccgccgagagctcattatccatgccgataactatactagagatagaattttgacataaaccCCATTCAAGTAATGTTAAAcacctatctctagtaagcaaaacaacagataggtaACATACCAGGAACGGCCGTTGTCAATAAGTGTACCTCATTAATGgaggaaaatacatatttttaaattattacagggtataacattaaatattgttattgttccAGGGACTTGAATCAATTGATTGAAGAGATGGTGCATTAGAATAGACCTTTATTAAATTATGTGCTAGATTTTGTTGGAATAAACTGGTTATTaatgtattgtttgtttttttatctaaTATTTCATTAGGTGTTAATTAAATCACTCTTTACACTTCTCTGATCACAAcattagttgggaaaaggctagactgttaattaatttataaacataaataatatcgctcacctagcagtataatgacacatctacttttttcttattttacagaaatgaggGTCAAAGATTTAGCAAACATTTGAAACGAGGTTATGACttcattttatagttttaacaaCTAATGCCGTACCGttttaccactttataaattatacacttttaaacacttaggccgtaaaaacccagtttcgctttttttgtaaatgtgtcattatactgctaggtgacAAAATTACAAGGCAATGCTAGCATTTAGGTAAGGTATGTAATaaagtaatctatactaatattataaagaggaaaactttgtttggttgtgatggataaactcaaaaactactggactgattttaaatattctttcaccattagaaagctatattacccgtgagtagggctgccatccatACGGGTTTCCcaggatttgtcctcgtttggaggccgtccgggcggggtttcaagaagtgtccggggaaaacccggacacatcatgtaaggaagcacctcattgaatttgaGTGtaagttaatagtaaatggattacattaaatattaagtattatttgtttaaaaaaatcgtactcgtccggggaaaaaatgcgatcttcgccaaatgtccgggtttggcgaaactcgagatggcagccctacctgcGAGTAACatgagctatattttatcccggtgcgggcagtaggtagtttccacaggacgcgggcgaaaccgcgggaaaacggctagtccaGCATAAAATAAGTATGAGAATGAAGTACAAAGCGATCCGTTTTGTTCTTTCGGAACCCTACCtataatcaaagtcaaagtatcttTATTGTGGGCATACCTATGTAAGTTACAGATCTTAACAATCTATGGGGTACCTTATTGATTgggagtagggctgccatccgtccgggtttccccggatttgtcctcgtttggaggccgtccgggcggggtttcaagaagtgtccgaggaaaacccggacacttttcatgtaaggaagcacctcattgaatttaagtaagtatatgtttatagtaaatggattacaaattaggtattaatttgtttaaaaaaatcgtactcgttcggggaaaaaacgCGATtaacgccaaatgtccgggtttttttaatgttgtccgggtttggcaaaattcgagatggcagccctaattggGAGTCAACCTATTTGAAAAGAATTTAAACCTGGTTTTACTTTAACTGCAGAACCATTAGGTTTGTTTTAGGACTTAAGGCCTTAGTTTTTattctatacatatatgtaaataattcaTGTTTCGCTTTTAGATATTTTCGGTGAAATACAAGCTTAG
Above is a window of Helicoverpa zea isolate HzStark_Cry1AcR chromosome 1, ilHelZeax1.1, whole genome shotgun sequence DNA encoding:
- the LOC124645349 gene encoding uncharacterized protein LOC124645349 — translated: MWYEILPSFFIITAGIGLPGWGLYHIHNLILGNHFRRNLNDRWDRQMYQRDLRLTGNPYKVAGLESID